One Microcaecilia unicolor chromosome 8, aMicUni1.1, whole genome shotgun sequence DNA window includes the following coding sequences:
- the SLC26A2 gene encoding sulfate transporter: MTVEPPEETKMTVETPEEISFLSESRRAYIENGEGFARLRDGKIFLEKQEKAHISVKQVLVKRLKTHFSCTPARVKDWLFRFFPVLQWLPKYKLKEYILGDVMSGLIVAILLVPQSIAYSLLAGQEPIYGLYTSFFACLIYFLMGTSRHISVGIFGVLCLMVGEVVEEQLEAAGYNSLDESRDDQYFNVSSYEHNSTLTPVTVHQSAELVCGRSCYAITVGTTVTFMAGVYQVAMGALQVGFVSVYLSDSLLSGFATGASFTILTSQVKYLLGINIPRSSGIGSLIRTWIHIFQNIHKTNICDLVTSILCLLILVPTKEINECYKSKLKAPVPIELFVVIVATITSHFGHLHEKYGSSVAGNIPTGFLMPKTPDWSLIPNIAVSAFSIALIGFAITVSLSEMFAKKHGYTVRANQEMYAIGFCNIIPAFFHCFTTSAALAKTLVKESTGCRTQISGVVTALVLLLVLLVVAPLFYSLQKCVLGVITIVNLRGALRKFVDLPKMWKLSKVDTAIWLVTMASSALISTELGLLIGVCFSMLCIILRTQRPAAVLLGRVDDTEIYESISAYKNLKTVPGVKIFRFEAPLYYVNKQYFKSALYKKTGLNPISVLAAEKKAAKRKSQEQRKEGVVSFSNTQGETEASVQFSPEPLPFHTLVIDCAAVQFLDTVGINTIKEVLREYKDIGIQVLLAQCNSSVRASLHRGGGFKTEEDDLLFYSLHQAICFAHKEHPHKTGCLAATSSC, encoded by the exons ATGACAGTGGAACCCCCTGAAGAGACCAAGATGACAGTGGAAACCCCTGAAGAGATCAGTTTTCTCAGTGAAAGCAGAAGAGCATACATAGAGAACGGTGAGGGGTTTGCAAGACTCCGTGATGGCAAGATCTTTCTAGAAAAACAGGAGAAGGCACACATCAGTGTGAAGCAGGTCTTGGTAAAGAGATTAAAAACTCATTTCAGCTGCACACCAGCCAGAGTCAAAGACTGGCTTTTCAGGTTCTTTCCAGTTTTACAATGGCTCCCAAAGTACAAACTGAAGGAATACATTCTAGGCGATGTCATGTCAGGTCTCATTGTGGCCATCCTGCTGGTACCTCAGTCAATTGCTTATTCTCTATTGGCTGGGCAGGAACCCATCTATGGCTTGTATACGTCATTTTTTGCCTGTCTTATTTATTTTCTAATGGGAACATCCCGACATATCTCTGTGGGTATTTTTGGGGTGCTGTGCCTGATGGTGGGAGAGGTGGTGGAGGAACAACTTGAAGCAGCTGGCTATAATTCACTTGACGAAAGTCGAGATGACCAGTACTTCAACGTAAGCTCATATGAACATAACAGCACTTTGACTCCTGTTACTGTCCACCAGTCAGCAGAGTTGGTGTGTGGGAGGAGCTGCTACGCCATCACTGTTGGAACCACCGTTACGTTCATGGCTGGAGTTTATCAG GTTGCAATGGGTGCCCTTCAGGTGGGATTCGTTTCAGTATACCTCTCGGATTCCTTGCTCAGTGGATTTGCCACCGGTGCATCCTTCACTATCCTTACCTCTCAAGTCAAGTATCTTCTAGGTATAAATATTCCACGTAGCAGTGGGATTGGTTCTCTCATACGTACCTGGATACACATTTTCCAAAACATCCACAAGACTAATATTTGTGATCTTGTCACCAGCATATTGTGCCTTCTCATTCTTGTTCCAACCAAAGAGATAAATGAGTGCTACAAATCCAAACTCAAGGCTCCAGTCCCCATCGAACTGTTTGTGGTCATTGTGGCTACCATAACGTCTCATTTTGGGCATCTGCATGAAAAGTATGGCTCTAGTGTGGCTGGAAATATCCCTACTGGATTCTTGATGCCCAAAACACCAGACTGGAGTCTGATCCCTAATATTGCTGTGAGTGCCTTTTCCATCGCCTTAATTGGTTTTGCCATTACTGTGTCACTGTCTGAAATGTTTGCCAAAAAGCATGGTTACACCGTCAGAGCCAACCAGGAGATGTATGCTATTGGCTTCTGCAACATTATTCCTGCCTTCTTCCACTGCTTTACGACCAGTGCAGCTCTGGCCAAGACCCTTGTCAAAGAGTCCACAGGCTGTAGAACCCAGATTTCAGGGGTGGTGACTGCCTTGGTTCTTCTGCTGGTTCTACTGGTGGTGGCACCGCTGTTCTATTCCCTTCAGAAATGTGTCCTGGGAGTTATAACAATTGTGAACCTTCGAGGGGCCCTCAGAAAGTTTGTGGATCTGCCCAAAATGTGGAAACTGAGCAAAGTGGACACGGCAATCTGGTTAGTGACCATGGCCTCGTCGGCATTAATAAGTACCGAGTTAGGCTTGCTGATCGGAGTTTGCTTCTCTATGCTGTGCATTATTTTACGCACTCAGAGGCCAGCAGCTGTGCTGCTCGGCAGGGTGGATGACACTGAAATCTATGAATCGATCTCAGCCTACAAAAACCTGAAGACTGTACCGGGTGTTAAAATTTTCCGCTTTGAGGCCCCTTTGTACTACGTGAACAAACAGTACTTTAAGTCAGCCTTGTACAAGAAAACCGGGCTGAACCCTATCTCAGTGCTAGCAGCCGAGAAGAAGGCTGCAAAAAGAAAATCACAAGAGCAGAGAAAGGAAGGGGTAGTGAGTTTCAGTAACACGCAGGGAGAGACTGAAGCCTCAGTGCAGTTTTCCCCAGAGCCCTTGCCTTTTCACACCCTGGTGATTGACTGTGCTGCAGTTCAGTTCTTGGACACAGTGGGGATCAACACCATCAAAGAGGTGCTGAGGGAGTACAAAGATATTGGGATTCAGGTCCTGCTGGCTCAGTGCAACTCGTCTGTCAGGGCTTCCctacacaggggtgggggcttcaagaccgaggaggatgatctGCTCTTCTACAGCCTGCATCAGGCCATCTGCTTTGCACACAAGGAGCATCCACATAAGACAGGCTGTTTAGCTGCTACCAGCTCTTGCTGA